A single genomic interval of Shewanella psychropiezotolerans harbors:
- the kdnB gene encoding 3-deoxy-alpha-D-manno-octulosonate 8-oxidase KdnB, producing MSFKNFKCVPKMIFGRGSFVDLDKVLGEERKSEDDFVVFLVDDVHQDKPLAARVPVKGHDLLIYVNVDEEPSTKQVDALTEQVQAFNGKLPVSVVGLGGGSTLDLAKAVSLMLTNPGGSAMYQGWDLIKNPAIHHIGIPTISGTGAEASRTAVLCGPVRKLGLNSDHTVFDQIIMDSELIAGVEKDQWFYTGMDCFIHCVESLQGTFLNEFAKAFAEKSMDLCRQVYIDDHAEKDDKLMMASYMGGMSIAYSQVGACHAVSYGLGYVLGYHHGIGNCIAFDVLEDFYPQGVAEFRTMIEKHNITIPKGICKDLPDETIAKMVKVAKSMGPLWENVYGPSWEEKVTDEMLTALYRRM from the coding sequence ATGAGTTTTAAGAATTTCAAATGCGTACCTAAAATGATTTTTGGACGTGGTTCATTCGTCGACCTCGATAAAGTATTGGGCGAAGAGCGTAAGAGTGAAGATGATTTCGTGGTCTTTCTTGTGGATGATGTCCATCAGGACAAGCCACTAGCGGCTCGCGTTCCCGTTAAAGGCCATGATCTACTTATCTATGTTAACGTTGACGAAGAGCCATCGACTAAGCAAGTCGATGCCCTCACCGAACAGGTGCAAGCCTTCAACGGCAAGCTTCCTGTGAGCGTCGTAGGTCTGGGTGGTGGTTCGACTCTGGATTTAGCCAAGGCAGTGTCTTTGATGCTAACCAACCCAGGTGGCAGCGCCATGTATCAAGGTTGGGATCTTATCAAGAATCCGGCGATTCATCATATCGGTATCCCGACGATTTCGGGTACCGGCGCCGAAGCATCACGCACAGCTGTGCTGTGTGGTCCGGTGCGTAAACTGGGTCTGAACTCAGATCACACGGTATTCGATCAGATCATTATGGACTCTGAACTTATCGCCGGTGTCGAAAAAGATCAATGGTTCTATACGGGTATGGACTGCTTTATCCATTGTGTTGAATCGCTACAGGGCACTTTCCTCAACGAATTTGCTAAAGCCTTCGCTGAAAAATCTATGGATCTTTGTCGTCAAGTCTATATCGACGATCATGCAGAGAAAGATGATAAGTTGATGATGGCCTCATACATGGGCGGCATGAGCATAGCCTATAGTCAGGTCGGTGCTTGCCATGCCGTATCTTACGGCTTAGGTTATGTACTGGGTTATCATCACGGTATCGGTAACTGTATTGCCTTCGATGTACTCGAAGACTTCTACCCTCAAGGGGTTGCAGAGTTCCGCACCATGATAGAAAAACATAACATCACCATCCCTAAAGGTATCTGTAAAGATCTTCCTGATGAGACTATCGCTAAAATGGTTAAGGTCGCTAAGAGCATGGGCCCACTATGGGAAAATGTCTACGGCCCTAGCTGGGAAGAGAAAGTCACCGATGAGATGCTAACGGCACTCTACCGTCGCATGTAA